GAACAGCACGTTAATCCGTTGCCGGGCGAGCCGGAGGAGGGCCTGTGTGTGGGTCTTTCCTCTGGTCCGGCACTTGTCGTAGTAGGTGCGGGAGGCGGGATCGTGCAGGGCGGCGAACGCGGACAGGAACATCGCCCGTTTGAGCTGCCGGTTGCCGCCCCGTGGGGCGTGCTCGCCGTGGATCGAGGTGCCCGACGACTTCGTGGTCGGGGCGAGGCCGGCGTAGGAGGCCAGGTGCGCGGCGGTGGGAAAGCTGGTGCCGTCGCCGACGGTGACCAGCAGCGTGGCGGCGGTCCTGACGCCGACGCCGGGCAGCGACGTCAGGACCTTTGAAAGAGGGTGGTCCTCCAGCAGGGCTGCGATCTGGGCTTCCGTCGCCCGTCGCTGTTCATGGACGGCGCTGAGCGAGCGGGCCAGCGACGGGATCACGATGTCGAGCGTGCCGGTGCCCGGAACGACGACGGTCTGCTCGTCGAGGGCCTCGAAGATGTCGTCGATCAGCCGCTTCGCCATCCGGGGAGCCTTGGGCCGGATCACCTCAACGAGCCTGCGGCGGCCGGCTTTTCGCAGCGCGGCCGGAGATCCGTAGCGTTCCAGCAGCCAGGTGACGGCCTGATGGTCGAGCCGGGGGCCGAGGACGCGCTCCAGGCTGGGGTGGAACTGGGTGAGCAGGCCGCGGATGCGGTTGCTGGTGCGGGTGGCCTCAGCCGCGAGGTCCTGGTCGAAGCCGACCAGAACTGTCAGCTCGGCGGTGATCTCGTCGCTGACCTCCAGCGAGCGCAGGGTGTGTGGCATCGTGCGGGCCGCGTCGGCGATGACCGCGGCGTCCTTCGCGTCGGTCTTCGCCTCGCCGGGGTAGAGATCGGCTATCCGGCGCATGGCGAGTCCGGGCAGGTAGGCGACCTTGCAGCCCGCGTCGCGGGCGACCGTCAGGGGCAGGGCGCCGATCGAGGCGGGCTGGTCCACGATCACCAGGACGGTGCCGAACTTGGTCTTCAGCTTGGTGAAGACGTCCCGCAACTTCGGTTCGGTATTGGGCAGCTGCTTGTCGAAGACCTTCTTGCCGGTCGGGGTGAGGCCGTGCCCGTGGTGGGCGCTCTTGCCGACGTCCAGGCCGAGGAAGACGCCTATCTCGTCGCTGTCGTTCAAGCCGTCCTCCCGAACGGGTTGGTGCGGTACTGGCCCGGGCGTTGGCGTCGTGCGCGCATCCACGTTATGCAGACCTGCCGCCTGCGAAGGGCCGGGCATTGCGCCCGGCCGGGCGGTAGTCGGACCTCTCATCAGCGTCTCCCACGGCGCCTCTCGGGCCCGGTGGCACCACCCCCCAGGTCATCCGTTCGACAGGGGGGACCAGCCATACCGGGCCCGGAGGCCAGTGGCCCTCTTGCAGGACCGCGAAGAACATAACGGGGGGAGGCTCCAGGGGGGCCCGGGAGCATGGCCGGCCGGTGCGCGGCAGGCGCCCTGACGGTGTGTTGCCACCGTCGCGGGCGTGGCGTCACCGGGGCAGTGTCACTGCTGGTGCAGCCCGCGTCCGGCCAGGGTCAGGAACGCCTCGCCGACCGCCTCCGACAGGGTCGGGTGCGGGTGGACGTGCCGGGCCACGTCGGACGGCTCCGCGTCCCAGCCGACGATCAGCTGGCTCTCGGCGATCATCTCCGACACGTGCGGGCCCACCAGGTGCACGCCCAGCACGCGTCCGCCGCCGGCCTCGGTGACGACCTTCACCATGCCGCCCTGTCCGTGCACCATGCCCTTCGCGACGGCGGTCAGCGGCATGCTGTTGGTCTCCACCTCGTGCCCACGCGCGCGTGCCTCGGCCTCGCTCAGACCGACGGCGGCGGTCTGCGGCGACGAGTACGTGACCCGGGGCACGGCCGCGTAGTCCACGGGCGCGGACGGCACGCCCGCCAGCGTCTCGGCCACCAACAGCCCTTCCGCGAACGAGGCGTGGGCCAGTCCGAGCGACGGCGGTGGCAGCAGGTCGCCCACGACGTGGATGCCGGGCACGGCCGTCTCCAGCCGGTCCCAGTCGGCCGGTACGACGAAACCGCGCTCGTCCGTGGTGAGGCCCGCGGCGGCGACGTCCAGGCCGTCGGTGACCGGGGCCCGTCCGACCGCCACCAGCAGCCGTTCGGCCTCGACCGTGAGGGTCTCGCCCCGGGCGGTACGCACGCGTGCCCGTACCCCGTCGTCGAGGACCTCGGCGTCCAGGAGCCGGGCGCCGGCCCTCACGTCGATGCCGCGCTTCTTCAGACCGCGGGTCAGATGCCGGCTCACCTCGGCGTCCTCCAGCGGCACGATCCGGTCGGCGGCCTCCACCAGGGTGACGTCGGCGCCCAGGGAGCGGTGGAAGGAGGCGTACTCCACGCCGATCGCACCGCCTCCGAGCACGAGCACGGACGCCGGGAGCCCGGGAGCGAAGAGGGCGTCGTCGCTCGTCACCACGCGCCGTCCGTCCGGTGCGAGCCCCGGGAGTGTGCGTGGCCGTGAGCCGGTCGCGAGCACGAGCCCACGGCGTGCGGAGAGGTCGTACACCCCGGGTTCGCCGTGCACGCCGGGTTCGCCGTGCCGGCCGGGTTCGCCGTGCCGGCCGGGTTCGCCGTGCACGCCCTCCACCCGCACGGAGCGCGGCCCCGTCAGCCGCGCGCTGCCCCTCACCACCCGCACGCCCGCGTGGGCGAGATGGGCCTCCACGCCCCTGTGGTTGCGGGCCACGATGTCGTCGCGCGTGGCCACCAGGGCCGGCCAGTCGACGGTGTCCAGCGTCGCCTTCACGCCCCAGCGCTCGCGTGCCTCGGCGATGCCGTCGACGAGTTCGGCCGCGTGCAGCATCGCCTTGCTCGGGATGCAGCCGCGGTGCAGACAGGTCCCGCCGACCTTGTCCCGCTCGACGAGCACGACGTCCAGACCGAGGGCCGCGGCGCGCAGGGCGGTGCTGTAACCGCCCGTGCCGCCGCCGATGACGATGACGTCCGGTGTGTTCATGACCTCAGCCTCCGCCGGGCCATTGCCATGAGTCCAAGGCAATGTTCTTGTGGAATCGATGCAGGGCGTTTATGGGAGGGGCCGTCCATGAGCCTGCGGCAGATGGAGTACTTCCTGACGGTCGTCGAGGAGGCGTCCTTCACCCGCGCGGCCGAGCTCCTGCACGTCTCGCAGCCCGCGCTGTCCCACCAGATCAAGGCCCTGGAACGGTCGGTCGGCGGCGCGCTGCTGGAGCGCATGCCGCGCGGCGTGCGCCTGACCCCGATGGGACGCGCCTTCCGGCCGCACGCCGAACTCGCCGTGCGCAGCGCCGCGCAGGCCCGCCGCGCGGCCCGCGCCGCAGCCGGTGCCGAGGGCGGTGAACTGCACATCGCCGCCGTCCACTCCGTCGCGGTCGGTGTCCTCCCGGACGTCTTCGCCCGCTGGCGCGCCGCCCATCCGCGCGTGCTGCTGCACCTCCACGAGTACGCTTCCTCGCCGGCTCTGGAGGAACAGGTCGAGCGGGGCGCGGCCGACCTCGCCGTCGGCCCCGCACCCGCCGACTGGCCGGGGACCGTCGTGCCGGTCGGCGAGGAGGACATCGTCCTCGTGGTGCCCTTCGACGACCGTTTCGCCGGCCGTACGACGGTGACGCTGCCCGAACTCGCCGACCGCCCCTGGGTGCGCTGCGCCATGGAACCCGTCGTCCGGGGCGAACCTTTCCTCGACTGGGTCTGCGGCCGTGCCGGATTCACCCCGCGCACCGCCGTGTGCACCGAGCACAGCTCCACGGCGGTACGGATGGCCGCCGCCGGGGTGGGCGTCTGCGCCGTGCCCTCGCACCTCGTGCGCGACGCGGTCGGCGACGGCTGCGTCGTCCTCACCCCCGACCCAGCCTGGAAGCGCACCCTGACGGTCTTCTCCCGACTGCCACCGACCGGGGCGGCCGAGGCCTTCGTGAACCTGCTGCAGTCGGCCTGGCCCCACCAGCGCGTCGCTCCCGCCGCACCGCTGCGCGCGTACGAGGACTGTCCTGAGGCCGGACCCGCGGTCGCCTGAGCAGGGCAGGGGAGGGGTGGGTGGTGGGGTGCCACGCGCTGCCACGCGCGGACCACGCGTGCGTGACGCCGCGACGCCCGGGGCCGCCCCGGCGCCAGCCACGCGCGGGCGCCGCGCTGCGGTGCCCCGCACGCGCTCGCGGTGCCGCCCTCCCACGCGTCGCATGCCGGCGGCCCCGGCGCCACGCTATGCGCGAG
The genomic region above belongs to Streptomyces coeruleorubidus and contains:
- a CDS encoding IS110 family transposase — its product is MNDSDEIGVFLGLDVGKSAHHGHGLTPTGKKVFDKQLPNTEPKLRDVFTKLKTKFGTVLVIVDQPASIGALPLTVARDAGCKVAYLPGLAMRRIADLYPGEAKTDAKDAAVIADAARTMPHTLRSLEVSDEITAELTVLVGFDQDLAAEATRTSNRIRGLLTQFHPSLERVLGPRLDHQAVTWLLERYGSPAALRKAGRRRLVEVIRPKAPRMAKRLIDDIFEALDEQTVVVPGTGTLDIVIPSLARSLSAVHEQRRATEAQIAALLEDHPLSKVLTSLPGVGVRTAATLLVTVGDGTSFPTAAHLASYAGLAPTTKSSGTSIHGEHAPRGGNRQLKRAMFLSAFAALHDPASRTYYDKCRTRGKTHTQALLRLARQRINVLFAMLRDGTFYEPRTPRLA
- the lpdA gene encoding dihydrolipoyl dehydrogenase; this translates as MNTPDVIVIGGGTGGYSTALRAAALGLDVVLVERDKVGGTCLHRGCIPSKAMLHAAELVDGIAEARERWGVKATLDTVDWPALVATRDDIVARNHRGVEAHLAHAGVRVVRGSARLTGPRSVRVEGVHGEPGRHGEPGRHGEPGVHGEPGVYDLSARRGLVLATGSRPRTLPGLAPDGRRVVTSDDALFAPGLPASVLVLGGGAIGVEYASFHRSLGADVTLVEAADRIVPLEDAEVSRHLTRGLKKRGIDVRAGARLLDAEVLDDGVRARVRTARGETLTVEAERLLVAVGRAPVTDGLDVAAAGLTTDERGFVVPADWDRLETAVPGIHVVGDLLPPPSLGLAHASFAEGLLVAETLAGVPSAPVDYAAVPRVTYSSPQTAAVGLSEAEARARGHEVETNSMPLTAVAKGMVHGQGGMVKVVTEAGGGRVLGVHLVGPHVSEMIAESQLIVGWDAEPSDVARHVHPHPTLSEAVGEAFLTLAGRGLHQQ
- a CDS encoding LysR family transcriptional regulator encodes the protein MSLRQMEYFLTVVEEASFTRAAELLHVSQPALSHQIKALERSVGGALLERMPRGVRLTPMGRAFRPHAELAVRSAAQARRAARAAAGAEGGELHIAAVHSVAVGVLPDVFARWRAAHPRVLLHLHEYASSPALEEQVERGAADLAVGPAPADWPGTVVPVGEEDIVLVVPFDDRFAGRTTVTLPELADRPWVRCAMEPVVRGEPFLDWVCGRAGFTPRTAVCTEHSSTAVRMAAAGVGVCAVPSHLVRDAVGDGCVVLTPDPAWKRTLTVFSRLPPTGAAEAFVNLLQSAWPHQRVAPAAPLRAYEDCPEAGPAVA